CACCAAGGCCGCCTGTTCCCGGTGCCGATGATCAATCTGTCGAACGTCGATGCCGCCTGCGAGGAACTGGATTACCTGCTGGCAGCCGGCGCGCGAGTCGTGGGCATTCGTCCGGCCCCCGTCACCGGGCTCACGGGCGGTCGATCCATGGGCTTTGAGGAGTTTGATCCGTTCTGGGCACGCATCAACGAAGCAAAGATCTTTGTCGTGATGCACGTATCCGACTCCGGTTACGACAAGATCTATCAGTGGTGGACGGCGGGCGGGAAAGGCGAGTTCCGTCCGTTCGAAAAGGACCCCTTTGGCGAAATTCTCGACTGGATGGGACGTCCGATCGCTGACTCATTGGGCGCATTGATCTGCCACGGCGTATTCGATCGATTCCCGAATGTGCGAGTCGCCTCACTGGAGAACGGTTCCGGTTGGCTGGAGCCGCTGCTGCATCGCCTGAACATGACGTATCACAAGATGCCGAAGGCCTTCCGCCGGCATCCGGTTGAGACATTCCGTCAGCATGTCTACGTTGCGCCGTTCTATGAAGATCCCGTCGAGAAAGTGATCGAGCTGATCGGCGTGGAGCGCGTTCTCTTCGGTAGTGATTGGCCCCATCCGGAAGGGCTGGCACATCCGCTCGATTTCTTCAAGGATATCGAGAGCCTGAGTGCCGAACAGACGCAGCGCGTCATGAGTACCAATTTGAAGGAATTGCTCGAGGGCGTTCGATAGTTCAATAATGAGCGTCGCCGGCCCGATTCATGCGGGCCGGCGACGAATCACCAGGTGTTTGCGGGCACGTGGACGACCATGCCATCCATCTCCGTGTGCACGATGATCTGACAAGTCAAACGGCTGGTGGGTCGAGGTTCCAGCGTTCCCTCCAACATCATCTTCTCGTCCTCGGACGGTGGCGGCAGGCGCGCAAACCACACGTCGTCGACATACACATGACAAGTCGCGCAACTGCAAGACCCGCCGCATTCCGCCGGAATGCCGGGCACCATCTCCTTCACCGCCGCTTGCATCAGCGAATATCCAGCGTCAGCGGGCACCTCATGCGTCACACCACCCGGTTCGACAAAATAGATTGTCGGCATTGCTCTCCCCTCACATATGTCTAGTTGACAAGCGTCTTCGCGAACGCGTGATCCGGCACAAACACCGGCAAGATAAAACAACGAATATGTCGACGTAATGTGGCCTCATCGCACGGTCGCATGGCGAGTAGCGCCAGCAACTCCCTGAGAAACCAAGAAAGTGTGGCCTCGAGATCGAGACCGGTACGTATCCCGGGTTCCTTGAGCAACAGATGCAGGACGGCTCGGATACGCTGTCGATAAGTGGCGTGGAAAAGCGCTTGCCCTTGGGTATGCGATGTCGCCTCGAATACATTCTCCAGCCAGGGCTGACGAGGCATTTCCAGCACGCCACGCACAAGCGCCAACTCGATGCGCTGCGCTATGCCCCCTTCCCTGGCCATCAATATGCCAATGGCGGCTTGCGCTGCCGGGCCAACCTGCTCGCCAATCAACGCTTCGAGAATCGCATCCTTGTTGCCATATCTTCGATAGAGCGTGGCGCGGGAGATCCCCGCGACCTCGGCAATATCGTCAACCTTTGTGCGATCCAACCCAAGACGGTTGACACATTCCTGGGTCGCGTCGATCACTCGCTGATGGAAAGCACTCGGCGGTACCGGCTCAATGTCGATACCCTGATCGCTCATGGGTTCTCGTGCCTTGGTGTGTGGGGGCGTCATGTCGGCCTCACTCGCCATGCGAAGTCACGGGACACCGCGTCGCAGAGGGTGACGAATGCGCAGGGCATCCCTCGTTTTCCGCCGCATACCAGCGCGCGCTCGGGCCGTCTCCGAGCACGATCCCGGGCGTGAAACGAACAGGCATCTGCTTGATTCCGTTGGCGAAGTTTGAGCGCAAACGCACGACCGGCCCGGCGAGCGACATATCTGGCATACGCTCCAGAAGCGCGTCGAAAACCGCCACCAGTTCAGATCGGGCCAGCATCGACCCCAGGCATTGGTGGATGCTGCCGCGCACGCCGAACGCCTGATGTTCACGCGCGTTGTGCCGATCAACGTCAAACACATCCGGATTGGCAAACACCGATTCATCACGGCTGCCGGAGCAATACCAGAGCACGACCTGCTGTCCAGCCTTGATGGCCTGTCCGCCCACCTGGGTGTCGACCAAAGCCTTGCGTCCGAAACACATGGCCGGCGTACTCCAGCGCAGCATTTCCTCGATGGCGTTGGGCAATTTACTGCGATCTTCGATAAGCTTGCGGCGCTGATCCGGGTGTTCGATCAGCGCCAGTGAGCCCTGCAATATCTGTGTGCGCGTGGTTTCGGTGCCCGCGGTCGCAAGCAACAGGAAGAAACAACCGAGGTCCACGTCCGACAGCCTCTCGCCGTTCTCCTTGGCTGCCGCGATGGTGCTGAAGATATCGCCCTGAGGATTGCGCCGACGCTCGGCCCCCAGGCGGCTAGCGTATTCGAACATCTCTTCGGCGGCTTGCTTGCTGCTGATATGCCGCGTGGCGTCCGGATCTGCGCTGCCGACGGTTGCATCGGCCCACGCGAACAATCGAGCTCGATCCGATTCGGGCACGCCAAGCATTTCCGCCACGATCTCGATCGGAACATAGGCCGCCACGTCGACAAGGTTGCACTCACCGGACTCGATTACCGAGTCGATGATGCGCGTGGTCAGGACACGCACGCGCTCATTGATGCCCAGAATCGCCTTCTGCGTAAATGCGCTCATGATGACGCGTCGAAGAAAGCCGTGACGAGGCGGATCGGACAGGATGATGTTGTGATCGATATCCCGCGCCAGTGTGTATTCCGGGATAGGCAGCGGCAGAATATTGGCGCGCGAGCTGAAGACTTCCGGACGTTTCTCCACATCCGCAATATCTGCATAGCGCGTAATCGACCAAAAACCGTCATCCCCGACGCGCGGAACCCAGGAAACCGGTGCTTCACGCCGCATCATCGCAAAGTAGTCGTATGGGACCGCCGTGAAAAAGGCATCGGGGTCCGCCAGATTAACGTCACCAATCTTCATCGTGTGTCTCGCTCCAGGTATGTTGGCAGTTCGGTGAGACGGAAATGAAAATTCGTCTCACCGGACAATCGGAATAATAGGCGAGCACAAACTGATTAACAATCAGTTTTTTAATTTTGTTCGATGATGGAGAAACCCTCTGCTTTTCCCGTCAGACGTTTTCTGGGAGAGGGAATTGCCACATGACCTGTCCCATCGGGTCATCCGGACGGACGGGCATCCTTTCTATCGGCAACGTTACGAAGAAGCTCGGGGCGACAACCCGCCGTCAAGCCGTGGTTTAGGCGATCAGCCCCCCCCCCTCAGGAAGCCACCGAAACACGCGGATTGATTTGAAATATTCGAAGCCTACAGACGAAAAAAATGCCCGCTAAATTAGCGGGCACTTCTTTGCAAAGCCAGATGCTTGGCGGAGAGGGTGGAAAAACCCCCGCCGCCATACAAATCAATCACTTAGATGTATGCAGGCGTTACACGTGAAGGTACGCACTGTCAGAGAAATCCCGCCGGGTCAGTTCATCTCTCTGGCGGGGTGCCGGAATACCGGTATCCGCATGCGTTCGCCGAAGCGGTGTTCGCGCACGTCTCAAGACTGAATTTGATTTGACAGTCAGCTACCATCAAAACGGCTGACTAGCAGATCGGGACGCGACTTCCCCACCTCAGATTGACGAGAGGCCACCGTCCACCCGCAAGTCAATCCCGGTGATAAAGCTGGCCTCGTCCGACGCGAGAAAGCATGCGGCTGCGGCGACATCCTCTGGCACGCCCAGCCGGTTCATCGGCACCTTGGCAATCATTGCCTTCTTGAAAGATGCAGCCTTCTCCGGCTGATCCGAAAGAAAATCTGCTAGCGCTGGCGTATCGATAGGACCGGGACTTATCGCGTTGACCCGAACGCTTTTTTTCCGGAGATCTGTGGTCCATCCGCGGGCAAACGAACGAATTGCCGCCTTCGTGGCCGCATAAATGCTCATGGCTGCGCCACCTCGACGTCCCGCAACGGAGGACATCAGCACGATGGAGCCACCCTCGCGGATGAGCGGCGTCAGGGTCTGAACGGTAAATACAGTCCCTTTCACATTGATACCAAAAAGGCGGTCAAAGTGCGCTTCGTCAATCGCACCAAGATCGACCTGCTCACCGATTCCGGCATTTGCAACAAGAATGTCAAACGCCCCGAAGTTCTCGCTTACCGCAGCGTAAAGGCGACGCAAGTCATCAGCGCTTCGAACATCGCCACGCACGCACAGCGCTCCAATCGGCACCCCATCGTCCTTGAGGTCGAACACGCAGACCTTCGCTCCCTCCTGGAGAAAGCGAGCGGCCACCGCGCGTCCCAAACCATTGCTACCTCCGGTAATGACTGCGACCTTGTTTTCAAGTTGTCCCATAATCAATGATCCATTGCAGAGCATCTCTGATGCACAGATTGATGCCACCCGGGAGGAATCTCCGGGAACGTTGAACGATCAGAGAATTCGCCACGCCTGGACTCAGGTTGTGACGGGCGTGCATGCCAGTCTGCGTTTGCGAATCCAACGCATCTTTGATGCCCATGCGTCACCGGCAACCCCGATCGGAAAAGAATTGATGCTTCCTGCTGCGTACACTTGCCGCGCCGCATGGCAGCGTGGCACATGCCGCGGTCAAACCTCTGCGTCGTCAAAAACCGCACGCACGGCGCCGAGCCCCTGGATCTGAGCATCGAACACATCCCCCGGGCGCACGCTCACCATCGGCCCGAGAGCGCCGGAGAGCACCACATCGCCTTGCTGGAGTGGTGCACCACGCGCTGCCATGGTTTTCGCAAGCCAGACGAGTGCGTTAACCGGGTGTCCCATGCACGCGGCTCCGACGCCTAGCGAAACCACCTCTTTCCTGCGCTCCATGACCATGCCGCACAGTCGGAGGTCGACGTCCGTCAATTTGACTGGACGACTCCCCAATACGAATGCGCACGACGATGCGTTATCCGCGATCGTGTCGACGATGCCGATATCCCAGTCTCGAATGCGGCTACCGACGATCTCCAGCGCAGGCAGCACATATTCGATGGCGTTCATGAGATCCAGGTGGCCCGGATTGAGAGACGTCACGTCCTTTCCGATCACGAACGCAACCTCGGCCTCGATTTTCGGCTGGTTCAGAACGTGCCAGGGAACGGCCTGACCATCGCCATACGCCATGTCGTCGAGAAGCACGCCGAAATCCGGCTGATCGACGCCCAACTGCTTCTGGACAGCCAACGAGGTCAGGCCAATTTTGCTGCCCACCTTGCGTCGTCCAGCGTCAGTCCGATAGCGGATATTCAGCTGCTGAATTGCGTAGGCGTCATCCACCGAGAGCCCCTCATCGCTTCGACGCAGGGGTTCGATGAAATCGCCGGTTCGTTCTGCGTGGCGCAACCGCTCTGCCGCAACCCGAATTTGATCAGCGTCCATAGAAAATTCCTTGAATGTTTCGTCACCGGATAACGCCCCGGCAACGCAGGAGCGAGACGGCTGTTGCAATGCTTGTGCTGTCTGACCACGCCATTGCGCGAAGGGGCCAGCGCGTCAAATATGGGAGCAAAGCTCCGGCACCAGTGTGAACAGGTCGCCCACGAGACCATAATCGGCCACACCGAAGATCGGTGCTTCCTCGTCCTTGTTGATCGCCACAATCACCTTGGAGTCCTTCATGCCGGCCAGATGCTGAATCGCGCCCGAGATGCCGACCGCCACGTACAGTTGCGGCGCGACGATCTTGCCCGTTTGCCCCACCTGGAAATCATTCGGCACGTAGCCTGCGTCCACGGCGGCACGCGAGGCGCCCAATGCCGCGTTCAGCTTGTCGGCCAGCGGCTCCAGCACCTTGATATAGTTCTCGCCGCTGCCCAGACCGCGGCCGCCCGAAACGATGATCTTCGCGCTCGTGAGTTCCGGGCGGTCAAGTTTCGTGACTTCGCTGCTCACGAACTGCGAGAGACCGCTGTCGGCCGCCGCTTCGATCTTCTCAACCGCCGCGCTGCCGCCATCTGCTGCAACGGCATCGAAACCCGTCGCACGGACCGTAATCACCTTGATCGGGTCAGTCGACTGCACCGTTGCTATAGCGTTGCCTGCGTAGATCGGGCGCTCGAAGATGTCGCCGCTGCGGACTGCGGTGATATCACTGATCTGGGCGACATCCAGCTTCGCGGCAATACGCGGAGAAACGTTCTTGCCCGCTGCCGTGGCTGGCGAGAGGATATGCGAGTAGTCCTTTGCGATGGCGAGCACCGTCGCCGCGACGTTCTCGGCCAACCCCGCCTCGAGCTGTGGCGCATCAGCCAGCAGCACTTTCGCAACCCCTGTGATCTTCGCCGCCGCGTCGGCGGCGCCCTGTGCGTTGTGACCTGCGACCAGCACGTGCACGTCGGTGTCAACGAATTTGCCGACAGCGTGCGCAGCTGCCACGGTGTTCAGCGTTGCTGCCTTCACGCTAGCGTTGTCGTGTTCGGCAATCACCAGAATCGTCATGTCTCTTTGCTCCCTGAACCTTCAGATAACCTTCGCTTCGGCCTTCAATTTTTCCACCAGCGTCTTCACGTCCGGCACCTTCACACCGGCGCTGCGCTTGGGTGGCTCAACGACCTTCAGCACCTTCAGACGCGGCGTGTAATCCACACCGAGGTCTTCGGGTTTGATCGTCTCCAACGGCTTCTTCTTCGCCTTCATGATGTTGGGCAACGTGACGTAGCGCGGCTCATTCAGACGCAAATCAGTGGTAACGACCGCAGGGAGCGTTAAGGAAAGCGTTTGCGCACCGCCATCCACTTCACGTGACACGATGGCCCTGCCGTCGGTGACGACCACCTTGGAGGCGAACGTGGCCTGAGGCAGATTCGCGAGCGCGGCAAGCATCTGACCGGTCTGGTTCGAATCGTTATCGATGGCCTGCTTGCCGAGAATCACGAGCGAAGGCTGCTCCCTGTCCACCAGTGCCTTCAGGATCTTCGCGACACCAAGCGACTCGACACTGCTGTTCGATTCAACGAGAATCGCCCGATCCGCGCCAATGGCCAAAGCCGTGCGCAGCGTCTCCTGCGCCTGCGCCACACCGACGGAAACAGCAATCACTTCGGTCGCCACCCCCGACTCCTTCAGGCGAACAGCCTCCTCAACCGCAATCTCGTCGAACGGGTTGATGCTCATTTTCAGATCGGACAGTTCGATGCCAGAACCGTCCGCTCTTACCTTGACCTTGATGTTCGAGTCGACAACCCGCTTCACGGGTACGAGAACCTTCATTACCACCGCTCCTAGAAATACCTACGCAAACAGATCCTCAACTTCCATCACCATGACCTGGGTCAATTCAGCTCTTTGTTCGAATAACCCAACAGCGAGCGTGCAATGATCAGTCGGTTGATTTCGCCCGCCCCTTCAAAAATGTCAAAGATGCGCGCATCGCGAAACCACTTTTCAGCCAACGCCTCTTCAGTAAGGGCATCGACTCCCAGCATCTCCATGCATTCCTGCGTAATCTGGCGAGCCGCCCGGCCGCCAATGACCTTGGCCGTTGCCGCTTCGACCATCGTCGACCCGTTCGCGCCACCGTCGCGCTGCTCAAGCCACTTGCAATGCAGAATCGTCAACGTGGTCGCATCGTGAAGCGCCTCGAGAGCCAGCACGCGCGACTGAATTGACGACTGGCGAAATCGTCCATTTTCGTAGTTGATTGATTCGTCAGCCTCCTGCAACTTCTTCTTCAGCAGATCCAGCAGATTGCGGGCAATGCTCAACCCAATGGCCGCCACGGCCGGACGGGTGCCGTTGAATACAAACATGGCCCGCCTGAAATCCAGATCAAGCTGATTCGACCGGGGTACCCGACAGTCCTGCATCACGAAGTCGGCGGTATCCCAGGAGCGAAGCCCCATCTTCTTCACCTGACCGAGTTCCTGAAGACCCGGCATCCCCTTCTCGACAACGAACGCCAGGAAGGGCTTGACGCCATTTCCATCGACCGGCCCCCGCACCATCACAACGGCGCCGTCGGCTGCGCCAAATTCGGAACAGTAGATTTTTTCGCCGTTCAGAATCCATTCACTGCTTGCCTCGTCGTAACGCGCGGTCGCCTGGATAGCGGCCGGATCGGAACCCGCACCAGGCTCAGTCATCGCGATGGACAGGAGCTTGCTTTCGAATTTCTCCACCTGCTCCGGAGTACCGGCATATCGGACAATCATGTTGCCTAACCCTTCGGTCGGACGACGCATGTGCACATCGCCAAATTGCTGGTGAATCAGCGATTCGGTAATGGCCAGCCCGCTGGTACCCTCTGGATTCGCACGTAACTGGTCGATCGGACTCGGGCGTCCCATCAGCTCCGGAAACTCCTTCGGCTTGAGCTCGTCTTCATTCTGGTCGTAGTAGCGGGCGTATTTCCGCGAGATCGCCGCTTCTTCCCTGGCGAGCGCCACGAGCCGGTTATCTTCGGCGGTAAGGGTAAAATCAATCATTTCCTTCTCCCATAAAGTTAGACGCTTGCCAGGGCTTCCAGCATCGAGATTGCGCGAGCATTGCGGTACCACATTTCAATCGGATGAGCCCGCACGTAACCGTGCCCCCCAAAGGCCTGCAAGCCCTCGTCGGCGATCGACATGGTGTGCTGGGCGGCGTAGATGAATGCAAGCTGTGCCGATCGCGCGGCACTGTCACTGCGTTGATCGAGTTCGAACGCCGCGCGCCATACCATCCAGCGCATGGCATGCACGTCGACGTGCATGTCCGCAATCCGAAAGGCGATCGATTGCTTTCGTGCGAGAGCCGTCCCGTGAACCACCCGATCCTTCGTATAGGGGATCACATATTCCATGATGCCTCGCGAGAGCCCCGTCATTGCCGCGGCCGAGCCAACTCGCGCAGCATCGACAATGCGGCGCACATTGCTCCCAGCATCCTCTCCAAGCCGGGCAGAGACCGGAAGGCGCACACTCTCGAACACTACGTCGGCCATCCCCAGCGCACGCAGACCAACGGAGGGAACGACCTTCTGGACATGCACACCGGGCGCATCACGCTCAACGATGAAGGCTTCCTGCGATGCCCCGACTTGCGCGACTACCAGGAAGTGGCTGCACGAGTGCGCCAGCGGTACCAGCTTCTTTCGACCATCAAGAATCCAGCCATTTCCATCAGCTTTCACTGTGGTGGTCAACAGACCGATGTCTGCCTGGAAACCACCTTCCATTACCGCAATGGAAGCCGCCCGATAGCTTGCGCCTTCGAACAGCGGCAGTAGCGCCTCCTTCTGCGACGTAGATCCCTGCTCCAGAACGGCTCGCACGAAAGCGAGGGGCGCCGCGAGTGCCAATGCGAGCGAGACATCGCCAACCGCAAGCTCCTCCAGAGCTACCGCGGTCAAGAGCGCGGGCGGCGCGCCACCATCGTCATTGCGCAATTGCACGATCCCTGTGGACCAGAGTTCATCCAGCGTGGCCCCATCGATTCCAGAAACATCGTCATGCCTGCGGCCTGCGGGACGTAGCAACGAATCAGCAAAATCCTGCATGGCATCTTTTGCCATTTTCTGATCGTCAGACAATTCGAAACTGATCATATTGACTCCTCCTTTTATTGGCGCCGTGACTACCAACGCCGACGACACACAAGCTCATTCAATTGAGATTTCCTCTTGGTCTGCCAGACCCGCGAGTGGAGATTCTCAATACAGAAACTTTCAATTTAAAAATTTGAATATAAGTACTACTAATCATTTACATAGAATTTTTCATATATAGAATTCCGCCCCCTGTACCCTTCTCTACATTCTTGTATAGTTC
This window of the Pandoraea fibrosis genome carries:
- a CDS encoding amidohydrolase family protein, whose protein sequence is MTVANYPVYDADRHFYEPPEAFLRHLPKKFQKEFQYVEVNGRTKLAVAGVLSDYIPNPTFEVVAAPGSHEKWYRGQNPEGLSLRECTGAPVPSQAAFHSGDAHLKVMDEQRIHAGLFIPTLASIIEERLAHKPDVIHALLQSVNRWTADECGFAHQGRLFPVPMINLSNVDAACEELDYLLAAGARVVGIRPAPVTGLTGGRSMGFEEFDPFWARINEAKIFVVMHVSDSGYDKIYQWWTAGGKGEFRPFEKDPFGEILDWMGRPIADSLGALICHGVFDRFPNVRVASLENGSGWLEPLLHRLNMTYHKMPKAFRRHPVETFRQHVYVAPFYEDPVEKVIELIGVERVLFGSDWPHPEGLAHPLDFFKDIESLSAEQTQRVMSTNLKELLEGVR
- a CDS encoding 2Fe-2S iron-sulfur cluster-binding protein — encoded protein: MPTIYFVEPGGVTHEVPADAGYSLMQAAVKEMVPGIPAECGGSCSCATCHVYVDDVWFARLPPPSEDEKMMLEGTLEPRPTSRLTCQIIVHTEMDGMVVHVPANTW
- a CDS encoding TetR/AcrR family transcriptional regulator; amino-acid sequence: MSDQGIDIEPVPPSAFHQRVIDATQECVNRLGLDRTKVDDIAEVAGISRATLYRRYGNKDAILEALIGEQVGPAAQAAIGILMAREGGIAQRIELALVRGVLEMPRQPWLENVFEATSHTQGQALFHATYRQRIRAVLHLLLKEPGIRTGLDLEATLSWFLRELLALLAMRPCDEATLRRHIRCFILPVFVPDHAFAKTLVN
- a CDS encoding cytochrome P450, translated to MKIGDVNLADPDAFFTAVPYDYFAMMRREAPVSWVPRVGDDGFWSITRYADIADVEKRPEVFSSRANILPLPIPEYTLARDIDHNIILSDPPRHGFLRRVIMSAFTQKAILGINERVRVLTTRIIDSVIESGECNLVDVAAYVPIEIVAEMLGVPESDRARLFAWADATVGSADPDATRHISSKQAAEEMFEYASRLGAERRRNPQGDIFSTIAAAKENGERLSDVDLGCFFLLLATAGTETTRTQILQGSLALIEHPDQRRKLIEDRSKLPNAIEEMLRWSTPAMCFGRKALVDTQVGGQAIKAGQQVVLWYCSGSRDESVFANPDVFDVDRHNAREHQAFGVRGSIHQCLGSMLARSELVAVFDALLERMPDMSLAGPVVRLRSNFANGIKQMPVRFTPGIVLGDGPSARWYAAENEGCPAHSSPSATRCPVTSHGE
- a CDS encoding SDR family NAD(P)-dependent oxidoreductase, coding for MGQLENKVAVITGGSNGLGRAVAARFLQEGAKVCVFDLKDDGVPIGALCVRGDVRSADDLRRLYAAVSENFGAFDILVANAGIGEQVDLGAIDEAHFDRLFGINVKGTVFTVQTLTPLIREGGSIVLMSSVAGRRGGAAMSIYAATKAAIRSFARGWTTDLRKKSVRVNAISPGPIDTPALADFLSDQPEKAASFKKAMIAKVPMNRLGVPEDVAAAACFLASDEASFITGIDLRVDGGLSSI
- a CDS encoding 2-keto-4-pentenoate hydratase, with product MDADQIRVAAERLRHAERTGDFIEPLRRSDEGLSVDDAYAIQQLNIRYRTDAGRRKVGSKIGLTSLAVQKQLGVDQPDFGVLLDDMAYGDGQAVPWHVLNQPKIEAEVAFVIGKDVTSLNPGHLDLMNAIEYVLPALEIVGSRIRDWDIGIVDTIADNASSCAFVLGSRPVKLTDVDLRLCGMVMERRKEVVSLGVGAACMGHPVNALVWLAKTMAARGAPLQQGDVVLSGALGPMVSVRPGDVFDAQIQGLGAVRAVFDDAEV
- a CDS encoding electron transfer flavoprotein subunit alpha/FixB family protein — its product is MTILVIAEHDNASVKAATLNTVAAAHAVGKFVDTDVHVLVAGHNAQGAADAAAKITGVAKVLLADAPQLEAGLAENVAATVLAIAKDYSHILSPATAAGKNVSPRIAAKLDVAQISDITAVRSGDIFERPIYAGNAIATVQSTDPIKVITVRATGFDAVAADGGSAAVEKIEAAADSGLSQFVSSEVTKLDRPELTSAKIIVSGGRGLGSGENYIKVLEPLADKLNAALGASRAAVDAGYVPNDFQVGQTGKIVAPQLYVAVGISGAIQHLAGMKDSKVIVAINKDEEAPIFGVADYGLVGDLFTLVPELCSHI
- a CDS encoding electron transfer flavoprotein subunit beta/FixA family protein, whose amino-acid sequence is MKVLVPVKRVVDSNIKVKVRADGSGIELSDLKMSINPFDEIAVEEAVRLKESGVATEVIAVSVGVAQAQETLRTALAIGADRAILVESNSSVESLGVAKILKALVDREQPSLVILGKQAIDNDSNQTGQMLAALANLPQATFASKVVVTDGRAIVSREVDGGAQTLSLTLPAVVTTDLRLNEPRYVTLPNIMKAKKKPLETIKPEDLGVDYTPRLKVLKVVEPPKRSAGVKVPDVKTLVEKLKAEAKVI
- a CDS encoding acyl-CoA dehydrogenase family protein, producing MIDFTLTAEDNRLVALAREEAAISRKYARYYDQNEDELKPKEFPELMGRPSPIDQLRANPEGTSGLAITESLIHQQFGDVHMRRPTEGLGNMIVRYAGTPEQVEKFESKLLSIAMTEPGAGSDPAAIQATARYDEASSEWILNGEKIYCSEFGAADGAVVMVRGPVDGNGVKPFLAFVVEKGMPGLQELGQVKKMGLRSWDTADFVMQDCRVPRSNQLDLDFRRAMFVFNGTRPAVAAIGLSIARNLLDLLKKKLQEADESINYENGRFRQSSIQSRVLALEALHDATTLTILHCKWLEQRDGGANGSTMVEAATAKVIGGRAARQITQECMEMLGVDALTEEALAEKWFRDARIFDIFEGAGEINRLIIARSLLGYSNKELN
- a CDS encoding acyl-CoA dehydrogenase family protein — protein: MISFELSDDQKMAKDAMQDFADSLLRPAGRRHDDVSGIDGATLDELWSTGIVQLRNDDGGAPPALLTAVALEELAVGDVSLALALAAPLAFVRAVLEQGSTSQKEALLPLFEGASYRAASIAVMEGGFQADIGLLTTTVKADGNGWILDGRKKLVPLAHSCSHFLVVAQVGASQEAFIVERDAPGVHVQKVVPSVGLRALGMADVVFESVRLPVSARLGEDAGSNVRRIVDAARVGSAAAMTGLSRGIMEYVIPYTKDRVVHGTALARKQSIAFRIADMHVDVHAMRWMVWRAAFELDQRSDSAARSAQLAFIYAAQHTMSIADEGLQAFGGHGYVRAHPIEMWYRNARAISMLEALASV